Genomic window (Syntrophaceae bacterium):
GTCTTATCCGACATTCCCAGGCCGGGGGTCGCCGCAAGTCCGCGTGTTTCGCGGGTCGCTGCATGGCATACGGTGGTGTTATCCGACCTCATTTCCGTGTTTTCCCTCTCGCGGTCTTTTTCCGGGCCGGTTTCTTCTGGGACTCCGCCAGCTTTTCAAGCAGGGCCGTGGCCCACTCAGCCGGCGTCGTCTCCGGTCCCTGGGATGCCTCACCCTCACGGGCGATCTTCGTTGCCTTGAGGTCCTTGAGGTGACAGCGGATCATCCGGTCCAGTCGCTCGGCGGCGTCCCAGTCGCCGGACTCCTGCGCCCGTCCCAGCTTGAGAAAATAGACCGCCACCAGCTCGACCTGCATGAAGTCAGAGCTCTTGTTGAACACGAAGTCCTGGTAGAGCTGGCCGATGATGGCCTCGAAGAGGGGACGCTCCTCCGGTGAGAGGAAGCGGTCGGCGTAGATGCCGTGGCGCAGACTGTTCTGGTTGCCAGGGACTGCGCCGCTGCCGGTCCGCGCTTTGGCGGTCTTGCGGACCTCCTGCTCGGACGCAGCGTTGCGGTGCCAGCGTTTGAGCTGACCCGCGTCGTGTTTTCCGATCCTGTCTTGGGCCTTGTCGTCTGCCATGATCACCGCGTTTTTCGTTTCGGCATCTCGGGGTTCGGGGCGGAAGGCGGATTTCGCCCTCTTCAGGGGAAACCCCCTCGATACCTACCGGAGCGAATCGCGATGCGTCGGAATGGATTCCTCGCGGCTCTGAGCCACGATCTGGCGCACCCGGCGGGGTGTCACGCCGGACAACCTGGCGATCTCGCGGGTGGGCACGCCTTGATCCTTGAGCGCCAATACGAGCTTGCGGCGTTCCTCGTAAAAGCCCACATCGCTCGGCACCCAGAGGAGACCGGTGAAATGCCGCCGGACGGTGTCGAGGACCTCGGGCGGCAGGACATCCCTGGCATTGGCGTAGGGTCGTTTCATGTATCCGGATTCGTTTTCTTGAGCCATGGTTGATCCACATCCGGGTTGTGAAAACGAAGGCGGTTCTCCCGCGGGGGCGGACCGATGATCTCGATGTACTGCCGGGTCACGTCGCCGATGCGCTCCTTGGCGTCGACGAAACAGACGAGACCGAAGTCCTCGCCGCACGGGAAACGGAACCGTCCCCGGTTCTGATAGAGCCGCGCCTCGGACCAGCCGAGGGAAAGCGCCTGGTCGCGGATGGCATCGACCTTGTCGATGGCCGATTGCGGTACCTTTTCCGTGAAACGCCACTCCCCGTCCTTGGGGTAAAGGTGTTGCTCGACAGCCGGTGCAGGGGGACATACAACCGGAGAGACGGGTTCGGTACAAGCGGGACGGCTTTGGGCGGCCGGGTCAATCGCTGGTGGAGGATAGGTCTTGGGATCGATACTCCGAACGGCGGCGAGAAGTTCGTTCTCTCTGAAACGTTGGACGGCCCAGGCATGAATGTCGTTAAACCGCCTCCGCAACTCTTCGAAAGCTGCGGGATCGAGTCGTCCCGCTTCCAACGCTTTCTTTGCCAACGCCATCTTGTGCCGGAGCCATGCGTAGTATTCCGGGTCCAGACGGCGGTAGCAGACGCCGTCGATCCCCACGTCCCGAGCGAAGTGTCGAGGTTTGTCGGTTTCCCAGGATTCCAGGTTCGTGGCCGCGTAAAGGGCGGTGCCGTCGGGATCGATGGTTTCCTGCGGATCGTTGCGCTCAGCCGGTTCCGTTGTCTCCGGCTTGGAGACATCGACCGACGGATTGCTCGTATCGACCGGGGCTGATCCTCCGGCGGTCTGTTGCATCATGAGTTCGAGAAGGCTCACGTTCCCTGCTCCAATCAGGTGGTTTCCGTTCATGGGATACCTACCGGAGCGGGGTCCGTACCGCCGGGATGCGAAGGTGCGAAGGTCGATGAATGCGGTTCGAACCTTCGCAGGGGCCTTCGCAGTGCTGTAGATGATTGATATTGCTGATAGATATGAATAAAGAATGCGAAGGTGCGAAGGATGTAGAGAGGGTCACTCTCGCGCGGACCGAAAAAACAACCGGTGATCCGGCGAGAGACACGGGATCACGGCATGCGGTATTTTTTTCTGAGCAAGGGGGTGAACCCCTGAAACCCTTCGCACCTTCGCAGTGTCGGCGCAACAGCTTGATATGACGCTGTTTACGGGTGCGAAGGTCCTTCGCGGTTTGCGAAGGGTACCCTTCGCACAAGGAGACGGCGGCAGGGAAAAGGCTCAGATGAGGAAGGTGATGTCGTAGGTGGCGGTGCGCCGGACGGAATGCTCCGACCGGTTGACGGCGATCTCGAACCCGGCCTGGCGGATGGTGTCCAAGTCGTTCGAAAAACGCTGGGCGAACTGCTGCACCGAGTTCATGCTGAAGGACAGCCCGAAATCTTTGGACAGCCGTTTGACGGCCACGAACAGGTCGCGGGCCAGAGCGCCCTCGACGGTGGTCTCGTTCCGAAAATCGAGCTGGTAGCGTTCGAGGAAGGCCGCCTTGTTGGTCTTGGCGACGTTCAATGCGGAGCTCTCCCGGTCCGCTTCAAGCGCGTGCCGGTAGGCCTTGAAGAGCGCCGCCAGGCAGGTGGCTATGGGATTGGACTCGCGGGCGGTCTCGAGGCTGACGTTGTTGAGCGTGGCGATCCGGCCCACAAACTGCGGATGGAGTTCTTCCAGCGCCCGGTCGATCACTTCCTCCTGCTCACCGGCGAGCATCATCAGATACATGAGGCTCAGGTAGTCGTTGCATCGC
Coding sequences:
- a CDS encoding helix-turn-helix domain-containing protein codes for the protein MKRPYANARDVLPPEVLDTVRRHFTGLLWVPSDVGFYEERRKLVLALKDQGVPTREIARLSGVTPRRVRQIVAQSREESIPTHRDSLR